A genomic region of Scomber japonicus isolate fScoJap1 chromosome 5, fScoJap1.pri, whole genome shotgun sequence contains the following coding sequences:
- the rnf141 gene encoding RING finger protein 141, with protein sequence MGQQVSGQAVMTRLPEKLMKHAGLVRDSGYLTYEEFLARVAELNDVTAKLAAGQQKHLLFEVQPGSDATALWKVAVRIVCTKINKENGMVEATRIMNLYQFIQLYRDITSQAAEVLSAEGATGAPSAQLPATDSCQASMWMGRVKQLTDEEECCICMDGKADLILPCAHSFCQKCIDKWSGQSRNCPICRLQVTAANESWVMSDFPTEDDMAGYILNLADEAGHPHRP encoded by the exons ATGGGCCAGCAGGTCTCAGGTCAGGCGGTGATGACCCGTCTGCCTGAGAAGTTGATGAAACACGCCGGACTAGTACGAGACAGCGGCTACCTGACCTATGAGGAGTTTCTGGCGAGAGTCGCTGAACTTAACGATGT GACGGCCAAGCTAGCTGCTGGACAGCAGAAGCACCTGCTGTTTGAGGTGCAGCCAGGATCCGATGCCACGGCCTTGTGGAAGGTGGCTGTCAGGATAGTCTGTACCAAG ATCAACAAGGAGAACGGTATGGTGGAAGCGACGCGTATCATGAACCTGTACCAGTTCATCCAGCTGTATCGTGACATCACCAGCCAGGCTGCTGAGGTGTTGTCTGCAGAGGGCGCCACCGGGGCCCCGTCTGCCCAGCTCCCCGCCACCGACTCCTGTCAGGCCAGTATGTGGATGGGCAG agtgaagcagctgactgatgaagaggagTGCTGCATCTGCATGGACGGAAAGGCCGACCTCATACTGCCCTGCGCACACAGTTTCTGTCAGAAGTGCATTGATAAGTG GAGCGGGCAGAGCCGAAACTGTCCGATATGTCGTCTGCAAGTGACTGCTGCCAATGAATCGTGGGTAATGTCCGATTTCCCCACAGAGGACGACATGGCCGGCTACATCCTCAACCTGGCTGATGAGGCGGGCCACCCACACAGGccttaa
- the ampd3b gene encoding AMP deaminase 3b, translating to MKRRDTPLFKQQSTPCLGKEMPRLFPKISMAEVDEKVRLLAEKVYATALKEEDNKDALAMFCMPEDCPIGLLEDRERALKKELAEQQSEETTKRKKTFRLKRSQSVSLQIPTCTDSLPVHSPLFSPTAAEPSLPDDSFLEYQRVTISGDYCAGITVEDYEQAAHSLLKALFIREKYSKLAYHRFPRTTARFLRNAENDKWREEDEVLPDVWPVPHEGEDPYTMEGIPEDLNYELKMKDGIVHVYDNEEALKQDQPHSLPYPDLETFAIDLSHVLAMIADGPTKTYCHRRLNFLASKFYLHEMMNEMAELKELKCVPHRDFYNVRKVDTHIHAAACMNQKHLLKFIKTTYQTEEDRVVLEKGCQKVTLKQVFNNLNMDPYDLTVDSLDVHAGRQTFHRFDKFNSKYNPVGASELREIYLKSDNFIKGEYFARIIKEVATELEESKYQHAEPRLSIYGRSASEWEGLATWFIQHKVHSPNLRWMIQVPRIYDIFRLKKIIPNFAKMVENIFLPLFEATVNPQKHKTLHVFLKYVTGFDSVDDESKHSNHMFSYKSPKPEEWTTDENPPYTYYLFYMYANIMVLNNLRKERGLNTFQFRPHCGEAGSITHLVSAFLTADNISHGLNLKKSPVLQYLYYLAQVPIAMSPLSNNSLFLQYSKNPLREFLQKGLCVSLSTDDPMQFHYTKEALMEEYAIAAQLWKLSTCDLCEIARNSVLQSGLSHQEKKHFIGPNYLQDGPDGNDIRRTNVAQIRMSYRHETLCNELSFLVDAIKADVDSTIPE from the exons ATGAAGAGAAGGGACACACCTCTTTTTAAGCAGCAGTCTACACCTTGCCTTGGCAAAG AGATGCCGCGTCTTTTCCCAAAAATATCGATGGCTGAGGTGGACGAGAAGGTGCGGCTGCTAGCAGAGAAGGTTTACGCCACCGCCCTGAAAGAGGAAGACAACAAGGATGCTCTGGCTATGTTCTGCATGCCTGAGGACTGTCCCATCGGCCTGCTCGAGGACAGGGAGCGGGCGCTGAAGAAGGAGCTGGCTGAGCAGCAGTCTGAGGAGACCACTAAACG GAAGAAGACTTTCAGGTTGAAGCGTTCCCAGTCGGTGTCTTTGCAGATACCCACCTGTACTGACAGCCTGCCTGTGCATTCCCCGCTGTTTAGTCCGACCGCAGCTGAACCGTCACTACCTGATGACTCTTTTCTAGAGTATCAGAGAGTCACCATCAGTGGAGACTACTGTGCAGGG ATTACTGTTGAGGATTATGAGCAGGCAGCCCATAGTCTCCTGAAAGCTCTGTTCATCAGAGAGAAGTACTCCAAGCTGGCCTACCACCGCTTCCCCAGGACAACCGCCCGCTTCCTCCGCAACGCTGAAAATGATaagtggagagaggaggatgaggtcTTGCCAG ACGTCTGGCCTGTCCCTCATGAGGGGGAGGACCCATACACCATGGAGGGTATTCCCGAGGACCTGAACTACGAGTTGAAGATGAAGGACGGCATAGTCCACGTTTACGACAATGAAGAGGCCCTGAAACAAGATCAGCCCCACAGCCTCCCTTATCCAGACCTAGAGACCTTTGCCATAGACCTGAGTCACGTCCTCGCCATGATAGCTGACGGCCCGAC GAAAACCTACTGTCACAGGAGGTTGAATTTCTTGGCCTCTAAATTCTACCTTCACgaaatgatgaatgaaatggCGGAGCTAAAGGAGCTGAAATGCGTTCCTCACAGAGACTTCTACAACGTCAGAAAG GtggacacacatatacacgctgCTGCTTGCATGAACCAGAAGCATCTGCTGAAATTTATTAAGACCACATACCAGACGGAGGAGGACCGTGTGGTGCTGGAGAAGGGCTGCCAGAAGGTTACGCTCAAGCAAGTCTTCAACAACCTCAACATGGACCCTTACGACCTCACAGTGGACTCGTTGGACGTGCACGCT GGAAGACAAACATTTCATCGGTTTGACAAGTTCAACTCCAAATACAACCCCGTGGGGGCCAGCGAGCTGCGGGAGATTTACTTGAAATCAGACAACTTCATCAAAGGAGAGTACTTCGCACGTATCATCAAG GAAGTGGCGACGGAACTGGAGGAAAGCAAGTACCAACACGCCGAACCACGTCTGTCTATTTACGGACGTTCTGCCAGCGAGTGGGAGGGACTCGCAACCTGGTTCATCCAACATAAAGTCCACTCACCCAACCTGAGATGGATGATCCAAGTTCCCAGAATATA TGACATTTTCAGGTTGAAGAAAATCATACCCAACTTCGCCAAGATGGTGGAGAacatcttcctccctctgttcgAGGCTACAGTCAATCCGCAAAAGCACAAAACTCTACACGTGTTCTTAAAATAC GTGACGGGATTTGACAGCGTGGATGATGAGTCCAAACACAGCAACCACATGTTCTCTTACAAAAGCCCCAAACCGGAGGAGTGGACCACAGATGAGAATCCTCCTTACACCTACTACCTGTTCTACATGTATGCCAACATCATGGTGCTCAACAACCTGCGCAA GGAGCGAGGACTCAACACTTTCCAGTTTCGTCCCCACTGCGGCGAGGCCGGCTCCATCACCCACCTGGTCTCCGCCTTCCTCACGGCAGACAACATCTCCCACGGTCTCAACCTCAAAAAG AGTCCAGTGTTGCAGTACCTGTACTACTTGGCCCAGGTCCCCATCGCTATGTCTCCGCTTAGCAACAACAGCCTGTTCCTGCAGTACTCCAAGAACCCCCTCAGAGAGTTTCTTCAGAAAGGCCTGTGTGTGTCGCTGTCCACCGACGACCCCATGCAGTTCCACTACACCAAG GAAGCTCTGATGGAGGAGTACGCCATCGCAGCCCAGCTGTGGAAGCTGAGCACTTGTGATTTGTGTGAGATAGCCAGAAACAGCGTGCTGCAGAGCGGCCTCTCACATCAG GAGAAGAAACACTTCATCGGCCCCAATTACCTGCAAGACGGACCGGACGGCAACGACATTCGGCGGACAAACGTGGCACAGATCCGCATGTCCTACCGCCACGAGACGCTGTGCAACGAGCTCAGTTTTCTGGTGGATGCCATCAAAGCTGATGTTGACTCTACCATCCCCGAATGA